The Salvelinus namaycush isolate Seneca chromosome 28, SaNama_1.0, whole genome shotgun sequence genome contains a region encoding:
- the LOC120023367 gene encoding photoreceptor cilium actin regulator-like: MGCSPSKGNNFPGQATFRSGRTLLPGGQESQGKSQSNDGGSGGSSGTGDTDGETWERGSGESRLAGQNYSVQKEAPSTPQKKRPSLTELVPEGVILDRKVGTQETGPHVKEKQGDRQDMADKKGGRKPKKNGKGIKPTKKKEKEKKSPLVEQKVDFPEPLVKAHQAVYAYLNPSISKYEILLRLLDQATQTQVSVQPMVTFMAMRYEEINRRLEEMADEGERLLKDNGEHLAWPSPMKNLSSSLPLTSGSTNVESSPDLLQQLLQYTTQRMQNVGQSVGGIGNSALEEAAEYFSSVSELLEEKLKAKRNVETRLMQLLTRIEAASLRTTGPEDSALFSEDSGIGAESESLAGSERIHRESCEYTATNQTTPYSPIGSNAPLVRQGAPRRKFTKKVSPSNSLNSIDSACTRMGKEQKDTDSLLGSAFLDDGEEDDNDEEGEEEGEGGRKQSNSLPSDPNQQPNRLVPRRIENPQNVEMTLKMKDAISGRIRFVPSQCDSAKTKPTDSPKTSRRQWTEGEERSPKRPQTAAPVQRAIKKTPVPKEGRSQSVESLRSKGEDPTLLELERTQRVLSQRLERMSKGRMEENAKTGPTKQNPGYTAKSLASKRLQSTLRKNNNTFPIQDKAGLTKCSSWEQGASKDMEEENEKKDKTTTKGLLKATPPPSPPLSPRLSSGLYRGRNSVKRLIDTFSQGVEEPKQEASKMLGPIEGVRKCGVLVMPGVGDIEAILSSGVSSCRTDDLDVQSLPPPPLEVLMDNSFEGAQILTVSDVDDGVASRGRSPIPKRAMASQKLRASMQSVTLLPSRGNLPQRSSSMPPARTVRQDTSASSRVSHNEPQLEVNPETEEAATLYKQSRKVIHLRHSSESSMKKGQAVPRWPFPNRAASGCRQSDDSPFKTVPPTSTVSIQPPTTLPVSRARILPSTPSTPTGLHRRFPSPPTFRTLSTLPSSTSPPVIRKLPTPPPLQRRLPSPPASRQVMNPNSSSSGSTHSFKAPSPPASPRVQRWRRENNSDDSTPGSSAISQLISNARSVFCPASPSLFEAQPCSVPQYPQTWASTGGHVVPRPWGDRGRLPMSVRGPQPFIRRSHSDQRPSLSLPPRATIVSFAETCGSEPAINTQG; this comes from the coding sequence ATGGGCTGTTCCCCGTCTAAAGGTAACAATTTTCCGGGTCAGGCCACCTTTAGGAGCGGAAGGACACTACTACCAGGGGGCCAAGAGAGTCAAGGGAAGTCCCAGTCTAATGATGGAGGGAGTGGAGGCTCCTCCGGAACAGGAGACACAGATGGAGAGACTTgggagagaggaagtggggaGAGTAGACTGGCTGGTCAGAACTACTCTGTTCAGAAGGAAGCACCTTCAACCCCACAGAAAAAGAGACCCTCCCTGACCGAGTTGGTTCCAGAGGGGGTCATCCTTGACAGAAAAGTGGGGACTCAAGAGACAGGGCCACATGTAAAAGAGAAACAAGGAGATAGGCAAGACATGGCTGACAAAAAGGGTGGACGAAAACCAAAGAAAAATGGCAAAGGAATCAAACCGACCaaaaagaaagagaaggagaaaaagTCTCCCCTTGTGGAGCAGAAAGTAGATTTTCCGGAACCTTTAGTGAAAGCCCACCAGGCTGTGTATGCCTATTTAAACCCAAGCATCAGCAAATATGAGATTCTGCTGCGGCTCCTGGACCAGGCGACCCAAACCCAGGTGTCTGTGCAGCCAATGGTGACCTTCATGGCTATGCGCTACGAGGAAATCAACCGACGGCTGGAGGAAATGGCAGACGAGGGTGAAAGGCTTCTGAAGGACAATGGGGAGCATCTCGCCTGGCCAAGCCCAATGAAAAACCTATCCAGTTCCCTCCCCCTCACGTCTGGATCCACCAATGTTGAGTCTTCACCAGACCTCTTGCAGCAGCTACTTCAGTATACCACTCAAAGGATGCAAAATGTGGGCCAGTCTGTGGGTGGCATTGGGAACTCTGCCTTAGAGGAGGCGGCTGAGTACTTTAGCTCTGTCTCAGAGCTGCTGGAGGAGAAATTAAAAGCTAAGCGTAATGTGGAGACAAGACTGATGCAGTTGCTGACTCGCATTGAGGCTGCCTCACTCCGTACAACCGGACCAGAGGACTCTGCATTGTTCAGTGAGGACAGTGGAATTGGGGCCGAGAGCGAGTCACTAGCTGGGTCTGAAAGAATTCACCGTGAAAGCTGTGAGTACACTGCGACCAACCAAACCACTCCTTACAGTCCCATTGGCAGCAATGCTCCCCTAGTCCGGCAAGGGGCACCAAGGCGAAAGTTTACCAAGAAAGTGAGTCCAAGCAACTCCCTAAACTCCATAGACTCGGCCTGCACCAGAATGGGTAAAGAGCAGAAAGACACAGACTCACTATTAGGATCTGCCTTTTTAGATGATGGTGAGGAGGATGACAATgatgaggagggggaagaggagggagaaggtgGCAGGAAGCAATCTAACTCCTTACCATCTGATCCTAACCAGCAACCTAATCGCCTGGTTCCCAGGCGCATAGAGAACCCTCAAAATGTGGAAATGACCCTGAAAATGAAAGATGCCATAAGTGGTCGGATTAGATTTGTTCCCTCACAATGTGACAGTGCCAAAACTAAACCAACAGATAGCCCCAAGACCAGCAGGCGCCAGTGGACAGAGGGGGAGGAGCGATCACCAAAAAGGCCCCAAACAGCAGCCCCTGTACAGAGGGCAATTAAAAAGACCCCTGTTCCCAAAGAGGGCCGTTCACAGTCTGTAGAATCCCTCCGCAGCAAAGGTGAAGATCCAACATTGCTTGAACTAGAGAGGACACAGAGGGTTCTGAGTCAGAGGCTAGAGAGGATGAGCAAAGGCAGGATGGAAGAGAATGCCAAGACAGGTCCCACTAAACAGAACCCAGGATATACTGCAAAGTCCCTGGCATCCAAACGTCTACAATCCACCCTGCGGAAGAACAACAACACTTTTCCAATTCAGGACAAGGCAGGGCTTACTAAGTGTAGCTCCTGGGAACAGGGGGCAAGCAAGGACATGGAggaggaaaatgaaaagaaagacAAGACAACCACCAAGGGGCTGTTGAAAGCCACCCCACCTCCTAGCCCTCCACTGTCACCTCGTCTGTCCTCAGGGCTGTACCGGGGAAGGAATTCTGTCAAAAGGCTGATTGACACCTTCAGCCAGGGGGTGGAAGAGCCCAAACAAGAGGCCTCCAAAATGTTAGGGCCTATCGAAGGTGTTCGAAAGTGTGGGGTCCTTGTTATGCCTGGAGTAGGTGACATCGAGGCCATACTAAGCAGTGGGGTCAGCAGTTGTAGGACAGATGACTTAGACGTACAAAGTCTGCCACCCCCTCCTCTTGAGGTCCtgatggacaattcctttgaagGTGCACAAATCCTCACAGTAAGCGACGTAGACGATGGGGTTGCAAGTAGGGGCCGATCCCCTATTCCCAAGAGGGCTATGGCATCTCAGAAGCTGCGTGCTTCCATGCAGTCTGTGACATTGCTACCCAGCAGAGGCAACCTGCCCCAGCGCTCGAGCAGCATGCCCCCTGCCCGGACTGTACGGCAGGATACCTCTGCTAGTTCCAGGGTTAGCCACAATGAGCCTCAGCTGGAGGTAAACCCAGAGACAGAGGAGGCGGCCACTCTCTACAAGCAATCCAGAAAAGTAATCCACTTGCGGCACTCCTCAGAGTCTTCGATGAAGAAAGGTCAGGCTGTGCCCAGGTGGCCCTTTCCCAATCGAGCTGCATCGGGATGTAGACAAAGCGATGACAGCCCCTTTAAGACAGTGCCTCCCACTTCAACCGTCAGTATCCAACCACCTACCACCCTGCCTGTATCTAGAGCTCGAATACTGCCTTCCACACCTTCAACCCCAACCGGCTTGCATCGAAGATTCCCCAGTCCCCCCACCTTCAGAACGCTGTCTACGCTTCCATCCTCAACCAGCCCTCCGGTCATTCGCAAACttcccaccccaccaccacttcAGAGAAGACTCCCAAGCCCACCTGCCTCAAGACAAGTAATGAACCCAAACTCCAGCTCTTCTGGCTCCACACATTCTTTCAAGGCACCCTCACCACCAGCGTCCCCTAGGGTACAAAGATGGAGACGAGAGAACAACAGCGACGACTCCACCCCAGGGTCTTCAGCTATCTCTCAGTTAATCAGTAACGCTCGCTCTGTTTTCTGCCCGGCCTCGCCCTCACTGTTTGAGGCCCAGCCTTGTTCCGTACCCCAGTACCCACAGACTTGGGCCTCCACCGGTGGCCATGTTGTCCCACGTCCTTGGGGAGATCGTGGCAGGCTCCCTATGTCCGTGCGAGGGCCACAGCCTTTCATCCGACGCAGCCACTCAGACCAGAGGCCCAGTCTAAGCCTGCCGCCCAGGGCAACCATCGTCTCATTCGCAGAGACTTGTGGGAGTGAGCCAGCCATCAACACACAAGGGTGA